Part of the Kitasatospora sp. NBC_01266 genome, GGTCCAGGCGGGCTGATCGGTGCCCCAGCGGGTGGGGCCGCTCGCCCAGCGGGTGGGCGCGCCGGGGTAGCCGATCGGCGGGCGGGCGTGGCGGAGCAGGCCGTACGGGGAGGGGGTCTCGGCAAGGCGGGGCACGGGGGTGTCCGCCTCGCCGCCCTCCCCCGCCGGCAGCCCGAGCAGCCACTGGGCGGTGGCGGCGAGCGAGAAGCGCAGCAGCGTGCCCGCGCCGCCGCGCTCGCGCTCGGTCAGCGCCCGCAGCACCCCCGCCGCCAGCAGGTACCCGGTGCCGTGGTCCAGCGCCTGGGCCGGCAGCGCGCCGGGGTGCCCGTCCTGGTCGGCCTCGAGCATCGCGATCCCGCAGCGGGCCTGCACCAGGCTGTCGAACCCGCGGCGCCCCGCCCACGGCCCTTGCCAACCCCAGGCGCAGAGCTGCGCCACGATCAGTCCCGGCGGCAGCTCGGCGGGCGTCAGCCCGTAGTGGTCGAGCGCACCGGGGCGGTAGCCGGTGACCAGCACGTCGGCGGTGGCGATCAGCTCGCGCAGGGTTGCCAGGTCGGCGGGGCGGTCCAGGTCGAGCCGGACGGACCGCTTGCCGAAACCGGTGTCGGCGTGCGCGTCCTCGCTCTCCGGCAGGCGCGGCGAATCGACGCGCAGCACGTCCGCCCCGAGCAGCGCGAGGGTGCGGGTGGCGACGGGGCCGGCGATGACCCGGGTGAGGTCGAGCACCCGGACCCCGGCGGCGGGCAGCGCGGCGGGGGCGAGCCGCCGCCGGCTCTGCCCGCGCTCCGTGCGCTCGACCAGCTGATGATCCGTCCGCTCGGCTTCGCCGACCGCCACCGCCAGCGCGCCGGCGGCGTAGGCCGTCTCCTGCACCTCCACCGCCGCGCGTCCCGCGAGCTCGGCGGCGAACCGCTCGGGCGTGGTGCCGAGCGCCGCCAGCAACCGCTCGCGGTGATGCGGGTAGTTGGCGTGCGTGCGCACCCACCCGTCGGCGGTGCGCCAGAAGCCGGAGAGCGGTGCGAAGCTGGTCAGCGCCCGCCCGTCGATCCGCAGCAGCCGCTCACTGACGAACGCCGAGGCCACCGCCGCCTCGTCCACCAGCACGTCCGGGACAGCCGCGCCGGTGCGCACTGCCAGCAGCTCGGCCGCCGCCAGCGAGCAGACCCCGACCGTCGCCCGGGCCAGCTCCCGCACGGCCAGCCGGCTCGGCAGCACCCCGGGCGCGGGCTGGTACGCCACACCCGCCGAGAGCTGCGGCGCCCCGCCGAGCGCGGACCAGGCGTGGGCGGTGGCGGCGTCGTGATGAACTGTCATACCGGCATTCTGGCCCGGTCGGGCCAGGGGCGGGCCGAGCGGGTGGTGGTCACCAGTGGGGCGGGCGGGTCAGGCCGGTGGGGAGCTTGGTGGCGGCGTCGCCCTTGGCGGCGTTCAGCTGGGGCTGGGTGAGGAAGAAGGCGTCGGTGAGGTCGGCGCCGTGCAGCTTGGCGTCGCGCAGGTCCGCGCCGATCAGGTCGGCGCTGCGCAGGTCGGCGCGGCTGAGATCGGCGGCGATCAGGTAGGCGCCGCGCAGGTCCGCGCCGCGCAGCGAGCTGCCGGCCAGCCTGGCGCCGATCAGGTCGGCGCCGCGGCGGTCGCGCTTCTTGCCCGGGACGGCGGCGCGGACGCGTTCGCTGGTCTCCAGCAGCAGGGTGTTGACCCGCCCGCGGTGGGCGGCGACATCCAGGGCGAGCAGCTCGGCGGGGGTGCCGGCGGCGAGCGCCTCGGTCTCGGCGAGCAGCGCGCGCAAGTCGGCCGTCGGCGCCAGCCGCAGGGCTTCGCCCAGGTACCGGAGCAGCTCGTGCAGCTGCCGCACCACCGGGAAGACCTCGAACATCTCGCGCGCCGTCTGCGGCGCCTGCCGCCAGCTGGTCCCGCCGTAGGTGACCTGGGAGACCTGCTGACCGGCGCCGAAGCAGTCGTAGACCGTGCAGCCGCCGAACCCCTGCTGCCGCAGCCGCGTGTGGATGCCGCAGCGGAACTCGGTGTCCAGGTTGCGGCAGGGCTTGCCGGCGTCCTTGGTGATCGCGAAGTCCGCCGAGGCCGTGAAGGGCAGCGCCACGCAGCACAGGCCGAAGCAGTTGGCGCAGTCGCCGGTCAGAGCGGTGGCGGTGGGCTCGGGCACGGTGATCGGGGATCCTTCCGGACGGATGGGGACGGGTCTCGAGTAGAGCCGACCGGGCGGGCCGCGGTCCAGTCAGGCCGGGCCGCCGACGGCCGCCACCGCGCGCAGTTCGCGGATCAGCGCCCGGACCCCCAGGGTGCGGGCCAGCTCGGGGGTGGTCACGTAGCCGACCGTCCGGGTCGGCCGGTCGGTCCCGAGGTCGGTGACCGTGACGCTGGCGGGCGCGTCCAGCAGGGCGAGCCGCGGCATGATCGCCATGCCCATCCCGCGCGCGACCATCGAGAGCACCACGCTGTCCTCACCGGCATCGAGCCGGGCAGCGGGCAGCCAGTCCTGCGCCTGCCACCATGCCCGGGTGTAGGAGGAGCAGTTCTCGGCCCAGTCGATCAGCGGCAGCGCGCGCGGGTCGGTGCTCCCGGACGGGTGGACCAGCGAGTACTCCTCCTGGAACAGCTCCCCCGCCACCGCGCCGGCCGGCAGCTCGAAGCTGCCGCTCAGGGTGGCGATGCCGAGGTCGGCGCGGCCGTCCAGGACCTCGCCGGCGGTGCCGCGCCCGACCTCGGGGACGATCCGCACCTCGGGGGCCAGGCCCGGGTGGGCGGCGGCCAGCCGGGTCAGCGCGGTGGGCAGCAGCTGGACGGCGGCGCTGCGGAAGGCGGCGATCCGCAGCGGACCGGTGAGCACCTTGGTGCTCGCGCCGCGTGCCTCGTCGGGCAGCGCGTCCAGCAGCCGCAGGATCCGGCGGGAGTGGGCCGCCGCCCGCTCACCGGCGGGGGTGGGGCGGGCGCCGTGCCGACCGCGGTCGAACAGGACGGCGCCGATCTTGCGCTCGCAGGAGTTGACGGCGTGTGAGACGGCGGACTGGGTCAGGCCCAGCGCCTGGGCGGCGGCGGTGAAGCTGCGCGCCCGCTCGACGGCGACCAGGATCCGCAGCTCGCGGACGGCGAGATCGTTCACGCCCGCCACGGTACTCCGCCCGCCACGGTGGACCGGGGCGAGCGGAGCAGCGGAGCCGAGGGAGCGGCGGCGGTCAGAGCTGGTCGGGGTGCGGCGCGTAGCTCGGGTGGCCCGGCTGGCCTCCGTACGGCTGCTGTCCGCCGTAGCCGGGCTGGCCCTGCGGCGGCTGCTGCGGCGGGAACGGCTGCGCGGCGAGCGGCGGGGCGGCAAGCGGCGGAGCGGCGAGCGGCGGGGCGTCCTGCGGCGGGTAGGGCTGGGCCTGCGGGGGGAACGGCTGGCCCTGCGGCGGGTAGGGCTGCCCCTGCGGCAGGCCCTGCGGCGGGTAGGGCTGGCCGGGCAGCGGCATCCCCTGGGCGACGGCCGGCGGCAGCGAGCCGTCCGCCATCGCCCCGGGCGGGAAGGCGGCGGAGAGCAGGTCCAGCTCGTTGCGCCAGTACCGGTGGATGTTCAGCCGGCTCGGCGAGGAGTCACCGGGCAGCTGCAGGTACATCGAGCTCCACACGGTGGCCCGCTTCACCCGGCTGACCGGGAAGGTGTGGCGCGGGAAGACCGCGACCACGTCACCGGGCCGGTTGGTCCAGCGGCTCGCCGAGTTCACCACGACCGAGCTGTTGGTGAGGGTGAGGAAGTAGAACCGCCGGGTCAGCGCGACGACCAGGCCGAGCACCGGAATCCGGTCGAAGACCGCGTTGAGCCAGGGGCTCGGGCCGGTCTCCACGTGCACGCACGCGACGAACGTCTCACCGGGCGGTGCCACCTGGGAGAGCTTCTCGACCACTTGAGCCTTCTGCGTGGCCCGGAGAATTGCCATGGTATTTCCTCGTTACCCCGTCTTGTCCGCAGCTGGGTGCCGCGCTGAAATCGGCTGAGATTAGCAGGTGGTGATGGCGGGTCGAACAGCGCGGACGCACCGCGCGAAGAGCCCCCGGCGCCGGAACCGCGCGCCGGGGGCCGACCGGGCCGTCCCGCCCGGAGCCTGCTACCTCACCCTGCTGGGCTTACTTCATGCTGCCGGTCATCGCGTTGATCAGGGTGCCCGACGGGTCGTCGGCCTCCAGCGAGTAGGCGAAGATCCCGCCGAGCCCCTTGCTGGTGGCGTACGCACCGCGGGCCGCGATGGCCTGCGGGGTGTCACCGGTGAAGAAGTTGGTGCCGTCGTAGATCCACGAGCTCTGCGTGGTCGGGTCCCAGTGGACGTTGGCGGCACCGGTCTTGCCGGTGGCCACCAGTTCCTTCCAGAACGCCACGCCGGCCGACTGGCTGGTGCTCTGCGCCGCGGACGGGCCGGTGGCGCTCTGGTAGAGGCCGTTGTTGCCGCCGGCCGGGACGCCGGTCCAGCCGCGGAAGTAGAACGGCACACCCAGCACCAGCTTGGCGGCCGGGAAACCGCCCGGGATCCCGTACGCCGGGTCGCCGTGCAGGAAGGCGTTGACCGCGTTGTCGACGGTGTACTTCTCGGTGCCGGGCGCGATCGGGGTGCTCGGGTCGTTCGGGCTGTTGTACAGCGGGTCCTGAAGGTTGGTGGGACCGGTCGCGTCCCAGGCACCGTGCATGTCGTAGCTCATGATGTTGCCGTAGTCCAGGTACTTGCCGATCTGGTCGGTCTGGACGTTGGCGATCTTGTCCTGGCCGCTGGGCAGCGCGGCGGTCAGCAGGAAGTGCTTGCCGATGCTGTTGCCGTAGGCGTCCAGCTCGTTGCGGAACTCGGCCAGCAGCGCCGTGTAGTTGGCGGTGTCGGCAGGCGAGGTGTGGTTGCCGGTGTGACCACCGGTCGAGGCCGGGTACTCCCAGTCGATGTCGATGCCGTCGAAGATGCCCGCCGCCGAGCCCTGCCCGCCCGAGGCGTCACCGGAGACACCGGTGGGCAGGTTGCCCTTGATGAACATGTCGATGCAGGAGGAGACGAACTTCTTCCGCGAGGCGTCGGTGGCGGCCACGTCGGAGAAGAACTTGGAGTAGGTCCAGCCGCCGATCGAGAGGGTGAAGCGCAGGTTCGGGTACTTCGCCTTCAGCTCGCGCAGCTGGTTGAAGTTGCCCTTGATCGGCTGGCTCCAGGCGTCGTTGCCGCCGTCGACGCTGTTCGCCGAGGTGTACGACTTCTGGTAGTCCGCGAAGGCGTCGCCCGCGCCGTCACCCGCGTTCGGGTCGCTGTCGTTGGTGTCGGCGGCCTTGACGGTCTCGAAGCAGGTCTGGTTGGTCGGGTCGATGTTCTCGAACGCGTAGGTCATCACGTTCAGGCCCGAGGCCGCGCCGCTGGCCGCCACGCTGCTCGGGTAGTACTGGTTGCCGTAGATGCCCCACTGCGAGAAGTAGGCCGACTTCACCGCACCGGTGGGCAGCGCGCCGGTGGTCGCGGAGACCGGGGCGGACTGGGCGCTGGCGTGGCCGGCCGTGTCGTAGCCCTGGACGGTGAAGGTGTAGGCGGTGTTCGGCAGCAGCGAGCTGACGGTGACCGAGGTGCCCATCGAGGTGGCGACCAGGTTGCCGCCCGAATAGACGTAGTACGCCGGGACGTTGCCGTTCTGGCCGCCGTCGGTGGAGGCGCTCCAGTTCAGCGTGACGGTGTTGTTGCGCACCGCGGCGCTCACCCCGGCGGGGGTGCTGACCAGGCCGTCGCCGCCCGGCGCGGTGCCGCTGCTCGGGGAGGCGGTGGGCGAGGCGCTCTGGGTGGGCGAGCTGCTCTGCGTCGGGGACGCGCTCTGGGTCGGCGAGGCGCTCTGCGTCGGGGACGCGCTCTGGGTGGGGCTGGCGCTCTGGGTCGGCGAGCTGCTCTGGGTCGGCGAGGCGCTCTGGGTGGGCGAGCCGCTCTGCGTCGGCGAGGCGCTGGTGGTCCCGCCGGCCGGCCCGGTCAGCGCCAGGTCGTCCGCGTAGTAGGTGCCCTGCCCGTACCAGCCGTGCACCCAGACCGTCACCGAGGTGGTCGAAGCACCGGTGGTGAAGGCGGTGTTGAGGTTGGCCCAGCCGGCGCTGGAGGTCCAGGTGCTGGTGTCGGTGGTGCCGGTGCCGGTGACCCCGAGGTAGGCGTAACCGCCCTTGAGCCAGCCGGAGAAGTCGTACGCGGTGTTCGGCGTGACCGTCACGGTCTGCGAGCACTGCGCGGTGTCGGCGGCGGAGGCGGCGCCCGCCAGCGCGTAGCTGCCGCCGTGCGGGGCGGTGCTGGTGATGCTGCCGAGCCCGCTGGAACAGGTCCAGCCGGCCAGCGTGCCGGTCTCGAAGTCGCCGTTGGTGAGCAGGTTGACGCTCGCGGCGGAGGCCGAGCCGCCGGCCAGGGTCGCGAGGCCGGCCGCACCGGCGATCAGCGCGGTGGCGGTGGCGAGGACGGTCGCCTTGTGGAAGGGCCGTCGAGCGGGTCGGGTCCGCTCGATCTGCCGCGTGGCGGTAGCGCGTTCGGGCATGGTCGCTCCAGGGAGTCACGCCCGGTTGTGGGGTTCCGGACGCCGTGTGGGGGAGGTGTACCTGGGCCGAGGCGGGTGCGCACCCGGCCCGACCTGCTTCCGCGGACTGGCGCAGAACGTATGTCCTGCCGCCCCTTCGGGTCAACAGGTCTGTACCAATCTGCAATCTGACGATGGCTCCGACCGGCCCAAACGTCCGAATTCGTCCGCCAATGGTCCACGCGCACTCGAACAGGTCTCTACCAATACCCCAGGATTGGACCACCGCCCCGAGCTGCGCTTCAGGCGCTCGCCGGTCCACTGCCGCCCGCCCGCCCGCGCCGGCTCGATCCGGCCCCGATCCGACCCCGAGTCGGCACCGAGTCGGCACCGAGCCGAGCTCGAACCACCCCGGCCGGTGACCGGCGCCCCCGGATGCGATAGGACGTAGCCCGGGGGTGAGCTCCACATGCTCTGGCTACGTCTGTTCCTGCTCGGCACCGAGTTCCCGCGGCTCCAGGAGCCCCGGCGGCACCCGCCGCTGCGACCGCGGTCGCTCGGCCGGGCGCTGATCCGGGCCGGGCGGGCCGACGTCGGCGCGTACCGGCGCACCGGAGTCGAGGCGGCGCCCCGGAGTGCCGAACTGCTCGACACGCTCCCGGCGGCCACCCGCCGCGAGATCGCCAAGGCGCTGCAGCGCGAGCGGACCGGCCTGCTGACCGGGGACTACGAGTGGGCGGCCACCGTCGCGCTGCGCGAGGCCCGCTGCGACTGGTCCGCCGAGGAGGTCCACCAGCTCTTCGGCTGGGCGCTGACCGGCGTCGACCCGGTGCGCCCGACCGCCCCCTGGTCGACCACCGCCGAAAGCTGCCTGGAGCTGCCGCTGGCCGCCTGCGAGGAGCTGGCCCCGGCCGACCGCGAGCCGTTCCGCCCCTACCTGCGCACCCTGCTGGCGGCGTGCTCCGGCTGCCGCGGCGGCTTCGAGGATCCGGAGCGGCTGACCTTCGCCACCCGGCTGCGGGCCCTGCTGCCCACCCGCGTCGACCCCGCTCAACTGCTGGCGCAGGACGACCCGTTCGCCGTCGCGGCGCGCTGCCAGCTGGGCGCCGCGCTCTACGAGGAGCCCGCACTGCGCCTGCTGGAGCTCTGCGCGAGCTCGACGGACCTTCGGCCGAGCTACGAATGGCTCGGCCGGGTCCGGGAGTTGATCCAGCTGGAGCCGGCCGTCCGGCAGCCGCTGCGGGCCCTGCTGGCCGCCGGCTGCGGGGACCCGACCGACTGCCCGGCACGGGAGCGGCACGAGGGCCCGCCGAGCCCGCGCGGCGGGAAGCTGCTCGGCGCGCTGGCCTGGGTCGCGGTGGTCAGCGAGGACACCAGGACGATCCAGCACCTGGGCCGGGCAGTGAACCGGCACGCGCGCCGGAGCATGGACGAACTCCAGCCGGGCGCCGCCCACTTCGTCCGCGCCGGGCTGGCCGCCCTGGCGGCACTGGCCGGCGAACCGGGCGCCGGCCAGCACCGCCGCCTGCTGGCGGCGCCCGCACCGACCGCCGCCCGCCAGGCCCGCGAGGAGCTGGCCGCGCTGCGCGACCTGCCCGCCGGCGCCGACCTGGGCGGACTCACCGTGCCGGTCGGCCCGTACACCGCGGTCTTCAGCTACGAGGCGACCGGCACGGTGCGGCTGTGCTTCCGCAACGAGCACGGGAAGCTGCTGAACCGGGTGCCCTCCCAGGTCCGCGAGCGGCACCCGGCCCGGTACGCCGTGCTGCGCGCCCGGCTCGCCGAACTGCGCGGGCAACTGGACGTCTACCGCGGCGCGTTGGCCGAGCGCCTGGCCACCGATCCCGGCACCCCGGCCGCCCGCTGGCGCGCCGCCTTCCTGGCCGAGCCGGGCCTCGCCTCGCTCACCGCCGCGCTGGTCTGGGAAATCGACACGCTGTCAGGCCCGGTGCGGGGGCTGCCGGTGCACCGCGCCAGGTCCGAGCACTGGGTGCTGCGGGACCTGGCGGGCCAGGTGCACGAGCTGACCGACGACACCGTGGTCCGGCTGTGGAACCCGCGCCTGGGCGACCCCGCGCAGGCCGAGGCCTGGCGGGCGGCGCTGGCCGAGCGCGGGCTGCGGCAACCGGTGCCGCAGTTCTAGGGCCTGTACGGCGTCAGGACTTGGCCACCGCGTCGACCGGCGCCTGCCCCGGTGCCTGGGCCTGGGCCGGTACGCCGCCCCAGGCGGGCGCGGGCGAGCGGCGGACCAGGGCGAGCACCAGGACGCCCGCCACCAGACCGGTGCAGCC contains:
- a CDS encoding DUF4132 domain-containing protein, with amino-acid sequence MLWLRLFLLGTEFPRLQEPRRHPPLRPRSLGRALIRAGRADVGAYRRTGVEAAPRSAELLDTLPAATRREIAKALQRERTGLLTGDYEWAATVALREARCDWSAEEVHQLFGWALTGVDPVRPTAPWSTTAESCLELPLAACEELAPADREPFRPYLRTLLAACSGCRGGFEDPERLTFATRLRALLPTRVDPAQLLAQDDPFAVAARCQLGAALYEEPALRLLELCASSTDLRPSYEWLGRVRELIQLEPAVRQPLRALLAAGCGDPTDCPARERHEGPPSPRGGKLLGALAWVAVVSEDTRTIQHLGRAVNRHARRSMDELQPGAAHFVRAGLAALAALAGEPGAGQHRRLLAAPAPTAARQAREELAALRDLPAGADLGGLTVPVGPYTAVFSYEATGTVRLCFRNEHGKLLNRVPSQVRERHPARYAVLRARLAELRGQLDVYRGALAERLATDPGTPAARWRAAFLAEPGLASLTAALVWEIDTLSGPVRGLPVHRARSEHWVLRDLAGQVHELTDDTVVRLWNPRLGDPAQAEAWRAALAERGLRQPVPQF
- a CDS encoding glycosyl hydrolase family 18 protein, whose product is MPERATATRQIERTRPARRPFHKATVLATATALIAGAAGLATLAGGSASAASVNLLTNGDFETGTLAGWTCSSGLGSITSTAPHGGSYALAGAASAADTAQCSQTVTVTPNTAYDFSGWLKGGYAYLGVTGTGTTDTSTWTSSAGWANLNTAFTTGASTTSVTVWVHGWYGQGTYYADDLALTGPAGGTTSASPTQSGSPTQSASPTQSSSPTQSASPTQSASPTQSASPTQSASPTQSSSPTQSASPTASPSSGTAPGGDGLVSTPAGVSAAVRNNTVTLNWSASTDGGQNGNVPAYYVYSGGNLVATSMGTSVTVSSLLPNTAYTFTVQGYDTAGHASAQSAPVSATTGALPTGAVKSAYFSQWGIYGNQYYPSSVAASGAASGLNVMTYAFENIDPTNQTCFETVKAADTNDSDPNAGDGAGDAFADYQKSYTSANSVDGGNDAWSQPIKGNFNQLRELKAKYPNLRFTLSIGGWTYSKFFSDVAATDASRKKFVSSCIDMFIKGNLPTGVSGDASGGQGSAAGIFDGIDIDWEYPASTGGHTGNHTSPADTANYTALLAEFRNELDAYGNSIGKHFLLTAALPSGQDKIANVQTDQIGKYLDYGNIMSYDMHGAWDATGPTNLQDPLYNSPNDPSTPIAPGTEKYTVDNAVNAFLHGDPAYGIPGGFPAAKLVLGVPFYFRGWTGVPAGGNNGLYQSATGPSAAQSTSQSAGVAFWKELVATGKTGAANVHWDPTTQSSWIYDGTNFFTGDTPQAIAARGAYATSKGLGGIFAYSLEADDPSGTLINAMTGSMK
- a CDS encoding pentapeptide repeat-containing protein, with product MTVPEPTATALTGDCANCFGLCCVALPFTASADFAITKDAGKPCRNLDTEFRCGIHTRLRQQGFGGCTVYDCFGAGQQVSQVTYGGTSWRQAPQTAREMFEVFPVVRQLHELLRYLGEALRLAPTADLRALLAETEALAAGTPAELLALDVAAHRGRVNTLLLETSERVRAAVPGKKRDRRGADLIGARLAGSSLRGADLRGAYLIAADLSRADLRSADLIGADLRDAKLHGADLTDAFFLTQPQLNAAKGDAATKLPTGLTRPPHW
- a CDS encoding LysR family transcriptional regulator is translated as MNDLAVRELRILVAVERARSFTAAAQALGLTQSAVSHAVNSCERKIGAVLFDRGRHGARPTPAGERAAAHSRRILRLLDALPDEARGASTKVLTGPLRIAAFRSAAVQLLPTALTRLAAAHPGLAPEVRIVPEVGRGTAGEVLDGRADLGIATLSGSFELPAGAVAGELFQEEYSLVHPSGSTDPRALPLIDWAENCSSYTRAWWQAQDWLPAARLDAGEDSVVLSMVARGMGMAIMPRLALLDAPASVTVTDLGTDRPTRTVGYVTTPELARTLGVRALIRELRAVAAVGGPA
- a CDS encoding CoA transferase, which gives rise to MTVHHDAATAHAWSALGGAPQLSAGVAYQPAPGVLPSRLAVRELARATVGVCSLAAAELLAVRTGAAVPDVLVDEAAVASAFVSERLLRIDGRALTSFAPLSGFWRTADGWVRTHANYPHHRERLLAALGTTPERFAAELAGRAAVEVQETAYAAGALAVAVGEAERTDHQLVERTERGQSRRRLAPAALPAAGVRVLDLTRVIAGPVATRTLALLGADVLRVDSPRLPESEDAHADTGFGKRSVRLDLDRPADLATLRELIATADVLVTGYRPGALDHYGLTPAELPPGLIVAQLCAWGWQGPWAGRRGFDSLVQARCGIAMLEADQDGHPGALPAQALDHGTGYLLAAGVLRALTERERGGAGTLLRFSLAATAQWLLGLPAGEGGEADTPVPRLAETPSPYGLLRHARPPIGYPGAPTRWASGPTRWGTDQPAWTTGS